The following are encoded in a window of Cataglyphis hispanica isolate Lineage 1 chromosome 21, ULB_Chis1_1.0, whole genome shotgun sequence genomic DNA:
- the LOC126857516 gene encoding ETS-like protein pointed isoform X5 has translation MKNCTPEANYTCHKATGRKLGCKTVAAPRPKTANSANVKQESSNGTRNGDNGNYHPQYQSSVAHSQNNDFLELRSDRCFGNRKINGPAGKSTKDVAVKEEPADRSYVEPLPVTNISSATTQDTQNASSLIYQQRQQQQYGNITRDHPRGSSPSSSRPASASSSTSQWQSTFSETFLPRPENWNSEVYAKRSGTPTWTELGVQLDPRNSSWERQNGCYQKKGSPVSTWNPDHVNKRPSSATGMPTWNDVAVGYQQQRRGSLQLWQFLVALLDDPANAPCIAWTGRGMEFKLIEPEEVARRWGVQKNRPAMNYDKLSRSLRYYYEKGIMQKVAGERYVYKFVCDPEALFNMAYGTGASSGINGEVPSNMVRSHATPGKGAAGGNEVPDLMKHPAAGYSDAVFAMYSNTAAVYGPSSLHHLHQYLGGNEGFKTPPSRYHPHYPHQYGSNHHHHHHHPPPSYTETFLNYSRLSHEPAFDSKTQEAQPRDSYTQETESTGRDREGASIPYESVQRSQLPTTTTSAQSSILDGAASSKIEQAPYTCLGVGSCVC, from the exons GAAGCGAATTATACATGCCACAAGGCTACAGGCAGGAAACTTGGTTGCAAGACG GTAGCAGCTCCGAGACCGAAGACAGCGAACA GTGCAAATGTGAAGCAGGAGTCTAGCAATGGCACGAGAAATGGCGACAACGGCAATTATCATCCCCAGTATCAATCTTCTGTCGCGCACAGTCAAAACAACGATTTCCTCGAGCTCAGATCGGATCGTTGCTTCGG GAATCGAAAGATAAATGGACCGGCTGGTAAGAGCACGAAGGACGTCGCCGTGAAGGAAGAACCGGCGGATCGAAGCTACGTGGAACCGCTTCCCGTGACAAATATATCATCCGCAACAACTCAGGACACTCAAAACG CGAGCTCTTTAATTTATCAGCAACGTCAACAACAACAGTACGGGAACATCACGAGGGATCATCCCAGAGGTTCGTCACCATCATCCAGTCGTCCGGCCAGCGCTTCTTCCTCGACTTCCCAGTGGCAATCGACCTTCTCCGAAACTTTCCTGCCGCGACCTGAGAACTGGAATTCCGAGGTTTACGCGAAACGAAGCGGCACGCCGACCTGGACAGAACTAGGAGTGCAGTTAGATCCTAGAAATTCGTCCTGGGAACGGCAAAACGGTTGTTATCAGAAGAAAGGTTCGCCAGTTTCAACCTGGAATCCGGATCACGTCAACAAGAGGCCGTCGTCGGCGACCGGTATGCCCACCTGGAATGACGTTGCCGTTGGTTATCAACAACAACGACGTGGTTCCCTGCAATTGTGGCAGTTTCTCGTAGCCTTGCTCGACGATCCTGCAAATGCGCCTTGCATCGCATGGACCGGGCGCGGGATGGAGTTTAAGCTGATCGAGCCGGAAGAg GTGGCACGCAGATGGGGCGTCCAGAAAAATAGACCGGCCATGAATTACGACAAATTGAGTCGTTCATTGAGATATTATTACGAGAAAGGCATAATGCAAAAGGTCGCCGGCGAGCGATACGTGTATAAGTTCGTCTGCGATCCGGAAGCGCTCTTCAACATGGCGTACGGGACCGGCGCGTCTTCGGGGATTAATGGAGAAGTTCCGAGTAATATGGTACGAAGTCACGCAACGCCCGGGAAAGGGGCGGCGGGCGGAAACGAAGTTCCAGATTTGATGAAGCATCCTGCCGCGGGATATAGCGACGCGGTTTTCGCCATGTACTCGAATACCGCCGCAG tgtaTGGACCTTCTAGTCTTCATCATTTGCACCAATATCTCGGCGGTAACGAGGGCTTCAAAACGCCACCGAGTAGATACCATCCCCATTATCCCCATCAGTACGGTAgcaatcatcatcatcaccacCATCACCCGCCCCCGAGTTACACAGAGACTTTTCTGAACTACAGTCGGTTGTCGCACGAGCCAGCTTTCGATTCAAAGACGCAGGAAGCCCAACCGAGGGATTCGTATACCCAGGAAACGGAGAGTACCGGCAGAGATCGAGAGGGTGCATCGATACCCTATGAAAGCGTGCAGAGATCGCAGTTACCGACCACAACCACTTCCGCGCAATCCTCGATACTGGACGGCGCGGCGAGCTCGAAAATTGAGCAAGCGCCGTACACGTGTCTTGGCGTCGGAAGCTGCGTctgttaa
- the LOC126857516 gene encoding ETS translocation variant 1-like isoform X6, whose translation MPQGYRQETWLQDGSSSETEDSEQYVPEFHQMSSANVKQESSNGTRNGDNGNYHPQYQSSVAHSQNNDFLELRSDRCFGNRKINGPAGKSTKDVAVKEEPADRSYVEPLPVTNISSATTQDTQNASSLIYQQRQQQQYGNITRDHPRGSSPSSSRPASASSSTSQWQSTFSETFLPRPENWNSEVYAKRSGTPTWTELGVQLDPRNSSWERQNGCYQKKGSPVSTWNPDHVNKRPSSATGMPTWNDVAVGYQQQRRGSLQLWQFLVALLDDPANAPCIAWTGRGMEFKLIEPEEVARRWGVQKNRPAMNYDKLSRSLRYYYEKGIMQKVAGERYVYKFVCDPEALFNMAYGTGASSGINGEVPSNMVRSHATPGKGAAGGNEVPDLMKHPAAGYSDAVFAMYSNTAAVYGPSSLHHLHQYLGGNEGFKTPPSRYHPHYPHQYGSNHHHHHHHPPPSYTETFLNYSRLSHEPAFDSKTQEAQPRDSYTQETESTGRDREGASIPYESVQRSQLPTTTTSAQSSILDGAASSKIEQAPYTCLGVGSCVC comes from the exons ATGCCACAAGGCTACAGGCAGGAAACTTGGTTGCAAGACG GTAGCAGCTCCGAGACCGAAGACAGCGAACAGTACGTACCCGAGTTTCACCAAATGTCAA GTGCAAATGTGAAGCAGGAGTCTAGCAATGGCACGAGAAATGGCGACAACGGCAATTATCATCCCCAGTATCAATCTTCTGTCGCGCACAGTCAAAACAACGATTTCCTCGAGCTCAGATCGGATCGTTGCTTCGG GAATCGAAAGATAAATGGACCGGCTGGTAAGAGCACGAAGGACGTCGCCGTGAAGGAAGAACCGGCGGATCGAAGCTACGTGGAACCGCTTCCCGTGACAAATATATCATCCGCAACAACTCAGGACACTCAAAACG CGAGCTCTTTAATTTATCAGCAACGTCAACAACAACAGTACGGGAACATCACGAGGGATCATCCCAGAGGTTCGTCACCATCATCCAGTCGTCCGGCCAGCGCTTCTTCCTCGACTTCCCAGTGGCAATCGACCTTCTCCGAAACTTTCCTGCCGCGACCTGAGAACTGGAATTCCGAGGTTTACGCGAAACGAAGCGGCACGCCGACCTGGACAGAACTAGGAGTGCAGTTAGATCCTAGAAATTCGTCCTGGGAACGGCAAAACGGTTGTTATCAGAAGAAAGGTTCGCCAGTTTCAACCTGGAATCCGGATCACGTCAACAAGAGGCCGTCGTCGGCGACCGGTATGCCCACCTGGAATGACGTTGCCGTTGGTTATCAACAACAACGACGTGGTTCCCTGCAATTGTGGCAGTTTCTCGTAGCCTTGCTCGACGATCCTGCAAATGCGCCTTGCATCGCATGGACCGGGCGCGGGATGGAGTTTAAGCTGATCGAGCCGGAAGAg GTGGCACGCAGATGGGGCGTCCAGAAAAATAGACCGGCCATGAATTACGACAAATTGAGTCGTTCATTGAGATATTATTACGAGAAAGGCATAATGCAAAAGGTCGCCGGCGAGCGATACGTGTATAAGTTCGTCTGCGATCCGGAAGCGCTCTTCAACATGGCGTACGGGACCGGCGCGTCTTCGGGGATTAATGGAGAAGTTCCGAGTAATATGGTACGAAGTCACGCAACGCCCGGGAAAGGGGCGGCGGGCGGAAACGAAGTTCCAGATTTGATGAAGCATCCTGCCGCGGGATATAGCGACGCGGTTTTCGCCATGTACTCGAATACCGCCGCAG tgtaTGGACCTTCTAGTCTTCATCATTTGCACCAATATCTCGGCGGTAACGAGGGCTTCAAAACGCCACCGAGTAGATACCATCCCCATTATCCCCATCAGTACGGTAgcaatcatcatcatcaccacCATCACCCGCCCCCGAGTTACACAGAGACTTTTCTGAACTACAGTCGGTTGTCGCACGAGCCAGCTTTCGATTCAAAGACGCAGGAAGCCCAACCGAGGGATTCGTATACCCAGGAAACGGAGAGTACCGGCAGAGATCGAGAGGGTGCATCGATACCCTATGAAAGCGTGCAGAGATCGCAGTTACCGACCACAACCACTTCCGCGCAATCCTCGATACTGGACGGCGCGGCGAGCTCGAAAATTGAGCAAGCGCCGTACACGTGTCTTGGCGTCGGAAGCTGCGTctgttaa
- the LOC126857521 gene encoding uncharacterized protein LOC126857521 has translation MAKTKSTEQEEIAGGMGFKDKQKALDTLKALDGRDISYQYHVITSFVSRAKRTLQITRDEEKLANLRDSLKVFEDWLTDYKTNNRGKENLAYLPIETIKAFRGLAKKYDVWNNEFFRAYKAEKGDYKNLRAAKVPGGDITWDIERNRRLKEIIGKIKDEYIQWYETDMGDFRGFPTKEHTQCIVLAYSPDPSKLKKLMTQVREKFGEDDNDTDIEEEGQGTKRAHDSSSSSDSEPEKKFAKRSSEADEENQRNEKSESALSFKDKEKALQSIKSLEGRDMSYQFHAISGLVKRAERVISCTKDKQKIKNMTEAVEVFENWITDYNVNGRSKENFNYLAIDIVRAFKPLAERYGIEDNGFLEVYEEADGDYKKLRSVRVPESDITWDVKRNEHLRELVDRIKKDHVQWFDTDAKFRGLPTAEHTRCIMWGFSHDVAKLKKLLPTLNEKLEAAD, from the exons ATGGCGAAGACAAAATCCACCGAGCAAGAGGAAATAGCAGGAGGGATGGGTTTCAAGGACAAACAGAAAGCATTGGATACACTAAAGGCTCTGGATGGCCGCGACATCAGTTATCAGTATCACGTAATCACGAGCTTCGTTAGTCGCGCGAAAAGAACGTTGCAGATAACGCGAGACGAAGAGAAACTAGCGAATTTGCGAGACTCCCTGAAAGTATTTGAGGATTGGTTAACGGATTACAAAACGAATAatagagggaaagagaatCTTGCATACTTGCCGATCGAAACGATTAAGGCCTTCCGCGGTCTCGCGAAGAAATACGACGTGTGGAACAATGAGTTCTTCAG GGCGTACAAGGCTGAGAAGGGTGACTATAAGAACCTGCGGGCAGCGAAAGTGCCTGGCGGAGACATCACGTGGGATATTGAGAGGAACAGGCGTTTGAAAGAGATTATCGGGAAAATCAAGGACGAATACATCCAATGGTATGAGACGGACATGGGAGATTTTCGGGGTTTCCCAACGAAGGAGCACACACAATGCATCGTACTCGCGTACAGTCCCGATCCttcaaagttgaaaaaattgatgacTCAGGTACGCGAAAAATTCGGCGAGGATGATAATGACACGGATATCGAGGAAGAAGGGCAAGGCACTAAGAGAGCTCACGACAGCTCATCGAGCAGCGATAGCGAGCCAGAGAAAAAGTTCGCGAAACGTTCATCGGAAGCTGATGAGGAGAATCAACGGAACGAAAAATCGGAGAGCGCGCTAAGTTTCAAGGACAAGGAGAAAGCTTTGCAGAGCATCAAGTCCTTGGAGGGCAGAGACATGTCGTATCAGTTCCATGCGATCAGCGGCCTGGTAAAGCGAGCCGAGAGAGTGATATCGTGCACGAAGGACAAGCAGAAGATTAAGAATATGACGGAAGCCGTGGAGGTCTTTGAGAATTGGATCACCGATTATAATGTAAACGGCCGGTCGAAggaaaactttaattatctgGCAATCGATATTGTGCGAGCCTTTAAACCTCTAGCCGAACGATACGGTATCGAAGACAACGGTTTCCTCGA GGTTTACGAAGAGGCGGACGGCGATTACAAGAAACTCAGATCTGTTCGAGTTCCAGAATCGGATATTACGTGGGATGTGAAGAGGAACGAGCATCTACGAGAGTTAGTAGATCGCATAAAAAAGGATCACGTTCAATGGTTCGATACGGATGCCAAATTCCGAGGTTTGCCTACCGCGGAACATACACGATGCATTATGTGGGGTTTCAGCCACGACGTTGCAAAGCTGAAGAAGCTCTTGCCAACATTAAACGAGAAACTTGAAGCCGCTGACTAA